A part of Haloarchaeobius sp. HME9146 genomic DNA contains:
- a CDS encoding DUF4238 domain-containing protein, which translates to MQHYVPRFYLQNFAIDPDLDSPQVYCFDKPNQNHFPVSTTNIAGENYFYDLPEDEEQEFEHGLANIEGEFSRAYDDLLSHRDLDSLDENDRSAIAYSVAVQELRTRETREKHREVISGLRQVLEEENLSEELEEEMEELRQADSEEGANRMQIELIIERGWEFAEHVLALKWVLIENETGHPFWTSDHPIVRYNSNDSGPYGNLGLRNRGIQIYFPLSPTVSLGFVDPDSFANCPRHLVIQDDEDGHEHIKLQNGLQMQFSTRHVISNSNDFSMAHDFLDQFPEYADTNRQRVDIS; encoded by the coding sequence ATGCAGCACTACGTTCCTCGGTTCTATCTCCAAAACTTTGCAATTGACCCCGACCTTGATTCGCCTCAGGTTTACTGCTTCGATAAACCGAATCAGAATCATTTTCCTGTAAGTACCACCAATATCGCCGGTGAGAACTATTTCTACGACCTTCCAGAGGACGAAGAACAAGAATTTGAGCATGGTCTGGCCAATATTGAAGGGGAATTCAGTCGAGCATATGATGACCTACTCAGCCACCGGGATCTCGACTCTCTTGATGAAAACGACCGTTCTGCGATAGCATATTCGGTCGCAGTCCAAGAACTTCGAACTAGGGAGACACGGGAGAAACACCGGGAGGTCATCTCCGGCCTTCGACAAGTCCTCGAAGAGGAAAATTTATCTGAAGAGTTGGAAGAAGAGATGGAAGAACTCCGGCAAGCCGATTCAGAAGAAGGCGCAAATCGAATGCAAATTGAGCTAATTATTGAGAGGGGGTGGGAGTTCGCAGAACACGTCCTCGCACTGAAATGGGTGTTAATCGAAAACGAGACCGGACATCCGTTTTGGACATCAGATCATCCCATTGTTCGCTACAACAGCAACGACTCCGGTCCATATGGAAATCTCGGCCTCCGGAACCGAGGCATACAAATCTACTTCCCGTTGTCGCCCACAGTATCACTGGGCTTCGTAGATCCGGACTCGTTTGCGAATTGCCCTCGTCATTTAGTCATTCAAGATGATGAGGATGGGCACGAGCACATCAAGCTTCAGAACGGTCTCCAAATGCAATTCTCAACCAGACATGTCATATCTAACTCAAATGATTTCTCCATGGCTCATGACTTTTTGGACCAATTCCCCGAGTATGCGGATACCAATCGCCAGCGGGTAGACATATCCTGA